A genomic stretch from Anaerolinea thermophila UNI-1 includes:
- a CDS encoding peptidase MA family metallohydrolase, with protein MKENRLFHGKSIFLVVLLLILIKANPGWAQSGITFENVAAIPEFGKSITFQATIRSETPLESVLLVLQGNQKQPEIFPMSLSETGEVIYRLETSARKIRPFTRLEYQFRVRLQNGREILSPMYSVRYEDTRFPWETTTNDSITVYWYERAPDFGQTALNVAEEGLRSAQRLLPVPLQSPITIYIYNSSQDIREVLQSSSPWIAGHAAPEDNLILVSIVQGLEERLELERQIPHEIMHILQLQYLGEKISQQPIWLIEGLASVSELYPNPNYLQALEQSAIENRLLPLTSLCTAFPRDASGAFLAYAESDSFVRYLYRSFGATGLQNLMTQYHDGMGCEQGFEKAFTYSLTQMESRWKQEELRVSPEALVFRNLSPYLVIILVLFGATAAAVILAKVRG; from the coding sequence ATGAAAGAAAATCGCCTCTTCCATGGGAAGAGCATTTTTCTTGTTGTCCTGTTGCTAATCCTGATTAAAGCCAATCCGGGATGGGCACAATCCGGCATCACTTTTGAGAATGTGGCAGCAATTCCAGAGTTCGGCAAAAGCATCACCTTTCAAGCCACGATTCGTTCAGAAACCCCTTTGGAAAGTGTCTTACTCGTCCTCCAGGGTAACCAAAAACAGCCTGAGATTTTTCCCATGTCTCTTTCTGAGACAGGCGAGGTAATCTATCGGTTAGAGACGTCTGCCCGGAAAATTCGTCCTTTTACTCGCCTGGAGTACCAGTTTCGAGTTCGCCTCCAAAACGGCCGTGAGATTCTAAGTCCGATGTACTCGGTAAGGTATGAAGATACCCGTTTTCCATGGGAAACTACCACAAATGATTCGATCACTGTGTACTGGTACGAACGTGCTCCCGACTTTGGACAAACTGCGTTAAATGTCGCAGAAGAAGGGTTGCGTTCGGCTCAGCGTTTACTTCCCGTTCCTTTGCAATCTCCAATAACCATTTATATTTACAACTCTTCTCAGGACATCCGCGAGGTTCTGCAATCTTCCAGTCCATGGATCGCCGGGCATGCTGCACCGGAAGACAATCTCATTCTGGTTTCAATTGTTCAGGGATTAGAAGAACGTCTTGAACTGGAACGACAGATACCTCATGAGATCATGCATATCCTGCAGTTACAATATCTTGGAGAAAAAATTTCACAGCAACCCATCTGGTTAATTGAAGGGTTGGCATCGGTATCTGAACTTTATCCCAACCCCAATTATCTTCAAGCACTGGAACAAAGCGCCATAGAAAACAGGCTCCTTCCTCTCACTTCGCTGTGCACGGCTTTTCCCCGTGATGCCTCGGGAGCCTTTCTGGCATATGCAGAAAGCGACTCGTTTGTCCGTTACCTGTACCGCAGTTTTGGAGCAACAGGGCTTCAAAACTTGATGACACAATATCACGATGGTATGGGATGTGAACAAGGGTTTGAGAAGGCTTTCACATATTCCCTGACACAAATGGAATCCCGATGGAAACAGGAAGAACTGCGCGTCAGTCCAGAGGCACTGGTTTTCCGGAATCTCTCGCCGTACCTGGTGATTATCCTCGTGTTATTCGGGGCAACTGCAGCGGCAGTCATTTTAGCCAAAGTAAGAGGGTAA
- a CDS encoding M50 family metallopeptidase, with protein MDVTVLIRGIGQILEFVLALGVLIFLHELGHFLFARLFKIEVLEFGFGLPPRMLKLFTWKGTEFTLNWIPFGAFVRPKGESDPSIPDGMAAASPWKRFFILLGGPLMNFLTGIAIFSLLYTLTGAPETQKVQIIQVNPNSPAEVAGLMPGDLVVSVEGTPIQSMQSLSEAIRSHLGEEVTLVVSREGKTLTLKATPRQNPPEGEGPLGIVMGNPIRSISVPESIPYALRDTANQAKTLISLPVLILRGEVSGEQTRLIGPVGMERVYREVRQMDVQAQQENPSNVPVRTLLLLASISIGLGVANLFPIPALDGGRILFLLPEIIFKKRIPPEQENLVNLIGFTALILLMIFITTQDIVNPIQLP; from the coding sequence ATGGATGTAACTGTTTTAATCAGAGGTATTGGGCAAATTCTGGAGTTTGTTCTTGCTCTGGGTGTGTTGATCTTTCTTCATGAACTGGGGCATTTTCTCTTTGCACGTCTTTTCAAGATAGAGGTGTTGGAATTTGGTTTTGGGCTTCCTCCGCGAATGCTCAAATTGTTTACCTGGAAGGGAACGGAATTTACTTTGAACTGGATTCCCTTTGGCGCATTCGTTCGCCCCAAAGGAGAAAGCGACCCCTCGATTCCCGATGGAATGGCGGCTGCCAGTCCGTGGAAACGATTTTTCATTTTGCTGGGCGGACCTTTGATGAACTTCCTGACAGGGATTGCCATTTTCAGCCTGTTATACACGTTGACAGGTGCGCCAGAAACCCAGAAAGTGCAAATCATTCAGGTCAACCCCAACTCTCCTGCAGAAGTCGCCGGGTTGATGCCGGGGGATCTTGTAGTCTCCGTTGAAGGGACACCCATCCAATCCATGCAATCGCTCTCCGAAGCCATTCGCTCCCATTTAGGGGAAGAAGTTACCCTGGTAGTCTCTCGAGAAGGAAAAACCCTTACTCTGAAGGCTACTCCGCGTCAAAATCCACCCGAAGGAGAAGGTCCCCTGGGCATTGTGATGGGAAATCCCATCCGGTCCATATCTGTGCCCGAATCAATCCCGTATGCTTTGAGAGATACAGCAAATCAGGCAAAGACACTCATCTCTTTACCGGTGCTCATTCTTCGTGGAGAAGTGAGTGGCGAACAAACCCGTCTCATCGGTCCTGTGGGAATGGAACGTGTTTATCGAGAAGTACGCCAGATGGACGTTCAGGCACAACAGGAGAATCCCAGCAATGTACCCGTCAGGACCTTGCTTCTTTTGGCAAGCATCTCCATCGGGTTAGGGGTTGCTAATTTATTCCCTATTCCGGCTCTGGATGGAGGACGGATTCTCTTTTTACTTCCGGAAATCATTTTCAAAAAGCGCATTCCCCCTGAACAGGAGAATCTGGTTAACCTGATTGGATTCACCGCCCTGATCCTGCTGATGATTTTTATTACCACCCAGGATATTGTGAATCCCATTCAATTGCCTTAG
- the ruvB gene encoding Holliday junction branch migration DNA helicase RuvB — protein MSDTSQRFISPNPMPDEPVDPALRPVRLKDFIGQDQIRENLSILITAARQRNEPLEHVLFYGPPGLGKTTLAHVLANEMGVNIKITAGPAIEKAGDLAAILTNLKGGDILFIDEIHRLGKAIEEVLYPAMEDFALDIMIGKGPAARSIRLKLPRFTVIGATTRLALISAPLRARFGAVYRLDYYDVNAIEAILKRAASRLQMTVEPEGFREIAHRARGTPRVALRLLRRVRDFAQVRHQGLVTQAVAAEALNLLNVDPLGLDEVDRRVLSTIILKYNGGPVGLNTIAASIGEEPDTIMDVVEPYLLQLGFLDRTPQGRVATQRAYEHLSIPYPQTQSPNQPELF, from the coding sequence ATGAGCGATACCTCCCAGCGGTTTATTTCCCCCAATCCTATGCCGGATGAACCTGTAGATCCTGCTTTAAGACCCGTAAGGTTGAAAGATTTCATCGGGCAGGATCAAATCCGGGAAAATCTTTCCATTCTCATCACCGCTGCCCGTCAGAGAAACGAGCCACTGGAACATGTGCTTTTTTACGGTCCCCCTGGATTGGGGAAGACAACCCTTGCTCACGTACTTGCCAATGAGATGGGAGTAAACATCAAAATCACTGCAGGCCCTGCCATTGAAAAAGCGGGGGACCTGGCTGCCATTTTGACCAATCTAAAAGGTGGAGACATTCTCTTTATTGACGAAATCCACCGCCTTGGAAAAGCCATTGAAGAAGTGCTTTATCCTGCTATGGAAGATTTCGCGCTGGACATTATGATTGGCAAGGGCCCAGCGGCGCGTTCTATTCGATTAAAATTGCCCCGCTTTACCGTCATCGGTGCCACCACCCGCCTGGCTCTGATTTCTGCTCCCTTACGAGCTCGCTTTGGAGCAGTGTACCGCCTGGACTATTACGATGTAAATGCCATTGAAGCCATTCTAAAACGCGCCGCAAGCCGTTTACAAATGACCGTAGAGCCAGAAGGGTTTCGGGAAATTGCCCACCGCGCTCGCGGAACCCCACGGGTTGCCTTGCGTCTGTTACGGCGTGTACGTGACTTTGCACAGGTGCGCCATCAAGGGCTGGTTACACAAGCCGTTGCCGCCGAAGCCCTTAACTTGCTGAATGTGGACCCCTTGGGGCTGGACGAAGTGGACAGACGTGTCCTTTCAACGATTATCCTGAAATACAATGGCGGCCCGGTTGGGCTGAACACCATCGCCGCTTCGATTGGCGAAGAACCCGATACCATCATGGATGTGGTAGAACCGTATCTTCTCCAGTTAGGATTCCTTGATCGCACCCCGCAGGGAAGGGTAGCCACGCAACGTGCCTATGAACATCTCTCTATTCCCTATCCTCAAACGCAAAGCCCCAATCAGCCGGAGTTATTTTGA
- the upp gene encoding uracil phosphoribosyltransferase: MTVIISNHPLVQHKLSILRNVNTEPKKFRQLVRELAALLTYEATSDLATTPVDVQTPLAVAHCRELKEKIGLVPILRAGLGMVEGVWELMPSSEVWHIGVYRDEKTLKPVQYYNKLPVEPRVQVCLILDPMLATGGSAVATADILKTWGVKKIKFVGLIGAPEGIALMEKHHPDVPIHLAAIDDHLNEKGYIVPGLGDAGDRQFGTG, encoded by the coding sequence ATGACCGTAATAATCTCCAACCATCCTCTGGTCCAGCACAAACTTTCTATTTTGAGGAACGTTAATACTGAGCCGAAAAAGTTTCGCCAACTGGTGCGGGAACTGGCAGCGCTCTTGACCTACGAGGCAACCAGTGATCTGGCGACGACCCCAGTGGATGTGCAAACCCCGCTGGCAGTGGCACACTGCCGGGAACTTAAAGAAAAAATTGGTCTTGTCCCCATTTTGCGGGCGGGTTTGGGTATGGTGGAAGGTGTGTGGGAGTTGATGCCTTCTTCAGAAGTCTGGCACATTGGGGTCTATCGGGATGAAAAGACACTTAAACCGGTGCAGTACTATAACAAACTTCCTGTAGAACCCCGGGTTCAGGTATGTCTTATTCTGGATCCCATGCTGGCTACCGGTGGATCGGCAGTAGCCACTGCGGATATTTTGAAGACCTGGGGGGTCAAGAAAATCAAGTTTGTGGGTTTAATTGGCGCGCCTGAAGGCATTGCTTTGATGGAAAAACATCACCCGGATGTACCGATTCACCTTGCTGCAATTGACGACCACCTGAATGAAAAAGGCTATATCGTCCCGGGGTTGGGAGATGCAGGCGATCGCCAGTTCGGTACCGGATAA
- the queA gene encoding tRNA preQ1(34) S-adenosylmethionine ribosyltransferase-isomerase QueA, giving the protein MKTSDFDYFLPPECIAQHPVEPRHNSRLMVLNRANDSIQHTIFWNITEYLHPGDILVVNQTRVIPARIYAHKETGGKLEILLLRRVDDHTWEALIGGKRPRKGKSFMINEHLHGTIIEELEESRRLVRFNQPVEPYLERIGQMPLPPYIHEPLRDPERYQTIFARQPGSAAAPTAGLHFTSELIERIAQMGIQFAEVTLHVGLDTFMPVHEENPLEHKIHTEWCELTEETAQKINAAKKEGGRIIAVGTTSVRTLETAAQYAREGEWVGAVSGATSLYILPGYTFRAVDAMITNFHLPRSTLIMLVSAFAGRERILNAYKVAIEQGYRFYSFGDAMLIL; this is encoded by the coding sequence TTGAAGACCTCAGACTTTGATTACTTTCTTCCCCCTGAGTGCATTGCTCAACATCCTGTTGAGCCAAGGCATAATTCCCGCTTAATGGTACTGAATCGGGCAAATGATTCTATCCAACACACCATTTTCTGGAACATCACCGAGTATCTCCACCCTGGGGATATTCTGGTGGTCAACCAAACAAGAGTCATTCCGGCACGAATTTATGCTCACAAAGAAACCGGTGGGAAACTGGAAATCTTGCTCTTGCGTCGGGTAGATGATCATACCTGGGAAGCCTTGATTGGCGGGAAACGTCCCCGTAAGGGCAAGTCCTTCATGATTAATGAACATCTACACGGAACCATCATCGAAGAACTGGAAGAATCCCGTCGTCTGGTCCGATTCAATCAGCCTGTAGAACCTTATCTAGAGAGAATTGGGCAAATGCCTCTTCCACCCTACATCCACGAACCGCTAAGAGACCCGGAGCGCTACCAAACCATCTTTGCCCGCCAGCCCGGCTCTGCCGCCGCCCCAACAGCAGGGTTACACTTCACTTCAGAGTTAATAGAGCGTATCGCTCAAATGGGTATCCAATTTGCCGAAGTTACCTTACATGTTGGACTGGATACCTTCATGCCGGTACATGAAGAAAACCCGCTGGAGCATAAAATTCACACCGAGTGGTGTGAATTGACAGAAGAAACAGCCCAAAAAATCAACGCGGCGAAGAAAGAAGGGGGAAGGATTATCGCAGTTGGAACAACCAGCGTGCGCACCCTGGAAACTGCGGCGCAGTACGCTAGAGAAGGGGAATGGGTTGGCGCCGTTTCCGGAGCAACCAGCCTGTATATTCTGCCAGGGTACACCTTCCGAGCAGTCGATGCCATGATTACCAACTTTCACCTTCCCCGCTCCACGCTCATTATGCTGGTCAGCGCCTTTGCAGGCAGAGAACGCATCCTCAACGCCTACAAAGTGGCTATTGAGCAAGGATACCGTTTCTATTCTTTTGGGGATGCTATGCTCATCTTATAG
- a CDS encoding threonine synthase, translated as MPFSYLSHLECSECGKAFSPSLPQTICPDCQAPLFARYDLPSLAAQVPREKMDNIHSMWCWHVVLPVLTQEHVVTLGEGGTPLLKLERLASKYNLKALYLKDEGLNPTASFKARGLSAAVSKARELGIRQLMIPTAGNAGGALAAYASRAGMSAWIAMPEDTPKANVEETAITGARISLVPGVISDAAKFLQSHAEKGKWFDVSTFKEPYRLEGKKTMGYEIARDLGWEFPEVILYPTGGGTGLVGIWKAYEELLELGWLKNPRPPRLYAVQSEGCAPVVKAFKNGESDVAFWENASTHASGLRVPRPFAGKAILRTLRNSKGGAISVEEDSIRKAQKDIAQLEGIFTAPEGAATLAGLEILLAEGEIQPDERILLLNTGSGLKYLDTLQA; from the coding sequence ATGCCCTTCTCTTATCTTTCTCATCTGGAATGCAGCGAATGCGGGAAGGCTTTTTCACCTTCGCTCCCCCAAACGATTTGTCCGGATTGCCAGGCCCCTCTCTTTGCTCGATATGATTTGCCTTCCCTTGCCGCTCAGGTTCCTCGTGAAAAGATGGATAACATCCACAGCATGTGGTGCTGGCATGTGGTTTTACCTGTATTAACCCAAGAACATGTGGTTACATTGGGGGAAGGAGGAACGCCTCTGCTTAAACTTGAACGACTGGCATCCAAGTACAACCTGAAAGCCCTGTACCTGAAGGATGAAGGGCTGAACCCTACGGCTTCCTTCAAAGCCAGAGGGCTTTCCGCAGCCGTCTCCAAAGCCAGAGAACTGGGCATCAGGCAATTAATGATCCCCACGGCCGGGAATGCTGGGGGTGCCCTGGCGGCTTATGCCAGTCGTGCCGGTATGAGCGCATGGATTGCCATGCCGGAAGACACTCCCAAAGCCAACGTTGAGGAGACCGCTATTACGGGCGCTAGAATCAGCCTTGTGCCGGGAGTGATCAGTGATGCGGCAAAATTCCTGCAATCCCACGCTGAAAAAGGGAAATGGTTTGATGTATCCACTTTCAAAGAGCCTTACCGGCTTGAAGGGAAGAAAACCATGGGCTATGAGATTGCCAGAGATTTGGGATGGGAATTTCCGGAAGTTATTCTATACCCCACGGGTGGAGGAACGGGTCTGGTAGGAATCTGGAAAGCCTATGAGGAACTGCTTGAATTAGGCTGGTTGAAAAACCCGCGCCCACCGCGCCTGTACGCCGTCCAATCTGAAGGGTGTGCGCCTGTTGTGAAAGCCTTCAAGAATGGGGAAAGCGATGTGGCTTTTTGGGAGAATGCTTCTACGCACGCATCGGGGTTGCGAGTCCCCCGTCCATTTGCCGGAAAAGCCATTTTACGCACATTAAGAAACAGTAAGGGCGGGGCAATATCTGTAGAAGAGGACTCCATTCGAAAAGCACAAAAAGACATTGCCCAATTGGAAGGGATATTCACCGCTCCGGAAGGAGCCGCAACCCTGGCAGGTTTGGAAATCTTGCTTGCAGAGGGAGAAATCCAACCCGATGAAAGAATTTTGCTTCTCAATACGGGCAGCGGGTTAAAGTATCTAGACACCTTGCAAGCCTAA
- a CDS encoding acylphosphatase, with translation MENNARLHALVIGHVQGVGFRAFVYDRAQSLQLTGWVRNTYEGDVEVTAEGPRETLETFLNDLRRGPRSAHVVDVRVQWEQATGQFPKFSILPTSYSSL, from the coding sequence ATGGAGAATAACGCACGTCTTCATGCTCTCGTGATTGGACATGTTCAAGGGGTAGGTTTTCGCGCATTTGTGTACGATCGTGCTCAGTCTCTCCAGTTGACAGGCTGGGTTCGTAATACATATGAAGGGGATGTTGAAGTGACCGCTGAAGGGCCGAGAGAAACACTGGAAACCTTCCTCAACGACCTTCGCAGGGGCCCTCGCAGTGCCCACGTCGTTGACGTACGCGTTCAATGGGAACAAGCCACGGGACAGTTTCCAAAATTCAGCATTCTCCCTACTTCTTACAGTTCCCTTTAA
- a CDS encoding uracil-DNA glycosylase has product MTPENALQELNHALVQCKRCERLTHWREHIAQTRKKAHRDEVYWGKPVPGFGDPHAEVMIIGLAPGAHGSNRTGRMFTGDSSGHFLYAALYRAGFANQPHSHALYDGLTLRRVYITAICRCVPPDNKPTPQEIQNCRPYLEQEIALFPQLKGFVALGNYAFQWLVQWYRQHGENDTREWQFAHNAFYAPRNGLPWLLASYHPSRQNTQTGRLTQPMFDEVWQRVNSLLGG; this is encoded by the coding sequence ATGACACCCGAAAACGCACTCCAAGAACTCAATCACGCCTTAGTCCAATGCAAACGATGCGAGCGATTAACCCACTGGAGGGAACATATCGCCCAAACCCGTAAAAAAGCGCACCGCGACGAAGTGTATTGGGGAAAACCGGTACCGGGCTTTGGGGATCCCCATGCAGAAGTGATGATTATCGGGTTAGCCCCTGGAGCACATGGCTCTAACCGCACAGGCAGGATGTTCACCGGCGATTCTTCCGGACATTTTCTCTACGCGGCACTGTATCGGGCGGGCTTTGCCAACCAACCGCATTCTCATGCCCTCTATGACGGTTTGACGCTCCGACGTGTGTACATTACCGCTATTTGCCGCTGTGTCCCTCCCGATAACAAACCCACCCCTCAGGAAATCCAAAATTGTCGTCCCTACCTGGAACAGGAAATTGCTCTGTTCCCCCAGTTAAAAGGGTTTGTGGCGCTGGGGAATTATGCTTTTCAATGGTTGGTGCAATGGTACCGCCAACACGGAGAAAACGACACTCGTGAATGGCAATTTGCCCACAACGCCTTCTATGCTCCGCGAAATGGATTACCCTGGCTGCTTGCTTCCTATCATCCCAGCCGCCAGAACACCCAAACGGGGCGACTGACCCAACCCATGTTCGACGAAGTCTGGCAACGCGTCAACTCCCTTCTTGGAGGTTAA
- a CDS encoding HEAT repeat domain-containing protein — protein sequence MARKPIPFDRVIKALLDENTPFSPTYLHRFSDLEEEELDALKQVWDQIQPTRRLALLSDLEEISDADTLVFFDNVARIALNDEHGAIRAQAIRLLWLSEDAALIPLYLNFLSDPEAEVRAEAAGALGKFVYLGELEELPEKTLHEIENRLIDVVRGKDQALVRRRALEALGFSSREEVPLLIREAYQTNDPDWVASALMAMGRSYDKEYEPEVKRMLKHPKVNVQLEAIRAAGELELESARRPLLDLLEEEAQDSEVRYAAIWALSQIGGEQVRETLEKIAEETEDDEELEIVEQALDNLQLNEEISMMMFDFDIEDEEDLKKFGRQIDLSKPEEEDEEE from the coding sequence ATGGCAAGAAAACCTATTCCTTTTGATCGTGTGATTAAAGCCTTGCTGGATGAAAACACCCCCTTCTCTCCGACATACCTTCATCGTTTTAGCGATTTGGAAGAAGAAGAATTGGATGCACTTAAACAGGTTTGGGATCAGATTCAACCCACTCGCCGGTTAGCCCTGCTCAGTGACTTGGAAGAAATCTCAGATGCGGACACCCTGGTATTCTTCGATAATGTTGCCCGTATTGCATTGAACGATGAGCATGGAGCCATCCGAGCACAAGCCATTCGCCTGCTATGGCTAAGCGAGGATGCGGCATTGATCCCATTGTACTTGAATTTTTTGAGTGATCCTGAAGCAGAAGTACGCGCCGAAGCCGCTGGCGCACTTGGGAAGTTTGTCTATCTGGGCGAACTTGAAGAACTTCCAGAAAAAACCCTTCATGAAATTGAAAATCGCTTGATTGATGTAGTACGGGGCAAAGACCAAGCCCTTGTACGCCGCCGAGCGTTAGAAGCGCTGGGATTTTCCAGTCGAGAGGAAGTACCCCTTCTTATACGGGAAGCCTATCAAACAAATGATCCGGATTGGGTAGCCAGTGCATTGATGGCGATGGGACGCTCGTATGATAAAGAATACGAACCGGAAGTCAAGCGAATGCTGAAACACCCCAAAGTCAACGTTCAACTGGAAGCCATCCGAGCGGCTGGAGAATTGGAACTTGAATCCGCCCGCCGTCCTTTGCTGGACCTTTTAGAGGAAGAGGCTCAGGATTCTGAGGTTCGCTATGCCGCGATTTGGGCACTTTCACAAATTGGGGGAGAGCAGGTTCGAGAGACCCTGGAAAAAATTGCTGAAGAAACCGAAGATGATGAGGAATTAGAAATTGTCGAGCAAGCACTGGATAACCTGCAGTTAAATGAAGAAATCTCCATGATGATGTTTGACTTTGATATTGAAGACGAAGAAGACCTTAAGAAGTTTGGGAGACAAATTGATCTCTCCAAGCCTGAGGAAGAGGACGAAGAAGAGTGA
- a CDS encoding helix-turn-helix domain-containing protein has translation MPTCPKCQQTERQNKAGRTESGAQRYKCMRCGHKYTPEPKPRGYPEEMRKQALQMYVDGMNLRRIARHLGVHHRTVSLWIQAYAARISEVPLPEEVKEVEMDELFTFIGHKKTGSTSSPL, from the coding sequence ATGCCAACCTGTCCAAAATGCCAACAAACAGAACGACAGAATAAAGCCGGGAGAACCGAGTCAGGCGCTCAGCGCTACAAGTGTATGCGCTGTGGGCACAAATACACACCTGAACCGAAACCGCGCGGATACCCGGAAGAGATGCGCAAGCAAGCCTTGCAGATGTATGTAGATGGGATGAACTTGCGACGGATCGCCCGTCATTTGGGGGTTCATCACCGCACCGTGTCGTTGTGGATCCAAGCCTACGCCGCACGAATTTCTGAAGTGCCCCTGCCTGAAGAGGTTAAGGAAGTGGAAATGGACGAACTGTTCACCTTTATCGGGCATAAAAAAACCGGATCTACATCATCACCCTTGTAG
- the mvaD gene encoding diphosphomevalonate decarboxylase encodes MGQATAIAHPNIAFIKYWGNRDAVLRIPENGSISMNLAELTVKTTVIFEKHSREDTLILNGALADEPALKRVSHFLDRVREFAGISWHAHVISENNFPTGAGIASSAAAFAALALAATSAIGLHLSERDLSRLARKGSGSACRSIPGGFVEWIPGETDEDSYAVSIAPPEHWALTDCIAILSTQHKPIGSTQGHALASTSPLQPARVADTPRRLEIVRRAILERDFLSLAEMIEHDSNLMHAVMMTSTPPLFYWEPVSLVIMKSVREWRESGLPCAYTLDAGPNVHVICPSEYAEEVIFRLTSIPGVQTVLKASAGDSAKLIEQSL; translated from the coding sequence ATGGGACAAGCAACTGCAATCGCACATCCAAATATTGCGTTTATAAAATACTGGGGAAACCGTGATGCCGTTCTGCGGATTCCGGAAAATGGGTCAATTTCCATGAACCTGGCAGAACTTACCGTCAAAACTACGGTAATTTTTGAAAAACATTCCCGGGAAGACACGCTCATCTTAAATGGGGCACTCGCTGATGAACCCGCCTTGAAACGGGTGAGTCATTTTCTGGATCGTGTTCGAGAATTCGCGGGAATTTCCTGGCACGCCCACGTCATCAGTGAAAACAACTTCCCCACCGGCGCGGGGATTGCCTCAAGCGCGGCGGCTTTTGCCGCTCTTGCCCTTGCCGCTACTTCAGCCATTGGCCTGCATCTTTCAGAGCGAGACTTATCGCGTCTGGCGCGCAAAGGTTCCGGATCGGCATGTCGCTCCATTCCTGGGGGATTTGTCGAATGGATACCCGGTGAGACAGATGAGGATTCTTACGCAGTTTCAATTGCGCCACCCGAACACTGGGCATTGACAGACTGCATTGCTATCCTCTCCACACAGCATAAGCCCATCGGGTCAACACAGGGACACGCGCTCGCATCCACCAGCCCGCTTCAACCTGCACGTGTTGCCGATACCCCCAGACGCCTCGAAATTGTACGCCGTGCTATCTTAGAGCGGGATTTCCTCAGCCTGGCAGAAATGATTGAACACGACAGCAACTTAATGCACGCAGTGATGATGACCTCAACCCCTCCGCTCTTCTACTGGGAACCCGTCTCGCTGGTTATCATGAAATCTGTGAGAGAGTGGCGAGAGTCCGGTTTACCCTGTGCCTATACTCTGGACGCAGGTCCCAATGTACATGTCATTTGCCCGTCAGAATATGCTGAAGAAGTCATTTTCCGGCTTACTTCGATCCCAGGTGTTCAAACGGTTCTTAAGGCAAGCGCAGGGGACTCCGCAAAGTTGATTGAACAATCTTTATAA
- the moaA gene encoding GTP 3',8-cyclase MoaA, giving the protein MLTDSLGRTINYLRISVTDRCNLRCVYCMPPQGIPLTSHDAIMRYEEIVEVVRVAAEQGITDIRLTGGEPLARLGITELVHMIAAVPGIRDISMTTNGLLLERFAGELKEAGLKRVNISLDTLNPERFARITRGGSFEQVWRGILAAESAGLYPIKLNTVVMRGVNDDELLNLAKLTVEHEWHIRFIEMMPVNNQESWDEGFPSPQHIFVSLSEIKQRLESLNLKPVQGKSGSGPAREYQADGAKGKIGFISPISEHFCGECNRLRLTADGSLRPCLLSDLEIPVLPALRRGEPILPLLQEAVKLKPEGHHLSQNQRTFTRCMIQIGG; this is encoded by the coding sequence ATGCTCACCGATTCCCTTGGTAGAACTATAAATTATTTACGTATTTCGGTCACAGACCGCTGCAACCTGCGCTGCGTGTACTGCATGCCTCCACAAGGCATTCCACTAACTTCCCATGATGCGATTATGCGATATGAAGAAATCGTCGAAGTGGTTAGAGTAGCCGCCGAGCAAGGCATCACCGATATCCGACTTACAGGTGGAGAACCACTGGCGCGGCTGGGGATCACAGAACTGGTACACATGATTGCTGCTGTGCCGGGAATTCGTGATATCAGCATGACCACCAACGGGCTCTTGCTGGAACGTTTTGCCGGTGAACTCAAAGAAGCGGGGTTAAAGCGAGTCAACATCAGCCTGGATACACTTAACCCGGAGCGATTCGCCCGCATCACCCGAGGTGGTTCCTTTGAGCAGGTCTGGCGCGGCATTCTTGCGGCTGAATCGGCGGGATTGTATCCCATCAAATTAAACACCGTAGTCATGCGTGGGGTCAACGATGATGAATTACTCAATCTAGCCAAACTTACCGTAGAACACGAATGGCACATTCGTTTCATTGAGATGATGCCAGTCAATAATCAGGAAAGTTGGGACGAAGGCTTTCCATCTCCCCAGCACATTTTCGTTTCCCTTTCGGAAATCAAGCAACGCCTTGAGTCGTTGAACCTCAAACCCGTTCAGGGGAAGTCGGGAAGCGGACCAGCACGGGAATACCAGGCAGATGGCGCTAAAGGCAAAATTGGTTTCATCTCGCCTATCAGTGAGCATTTTTGTGGAGAATGCAACCGTCTGCGTCTGACAGCCGATGGTAGTCTGCGCCCCTGTTTGCTCAGCGACCTGGAAATTCCTGTTTTACCTGCTCTTCGAAGAGGCGAACCGATCCTTCCGCTCCTACAGGAAGCAGTAAAACTGAAACCGGAAGGGCATCATCTATCCCAAAATCAACGGACTTTTACCCGTTGTATGATTCAAATTGGCGGGTAA